TTTTTCGGCTGGACGGCTTCCTCTGCCATGGTGGTAATGGAATCAAATCCCAAGAAGGAGAAGCAGGCTAATGCTCCTCCGGCCACCAACAAGTTCACATTGGTCACACCTGGATTAAAAAATGGCTTAGCGGAAATCAGGGTTCCCTCTCCTGCGCCTCCGAGAATGGCTTTGGCACAGACAGCAATGAACATAATAACGATGGCGCCCATAACCGCCACCAATATGAGGTTTGTCTTAGCAGCCATCTGTACACCAATGCAGTTGACCACCGTTACTACGCCAGCGATGATCAGCACCCAAACGAAATACGGTACCTCTGGCACCGCCGCATTAGCGTAAAGGGCCCCCGTGATGAATACAATCAGCGGTACCAGAACGTAGTCTAGATAGATGGCCCAGCCAGCAAAAAATCCCAAATGATGATTGATACCCTTCTGGGTATAGGAATACGTGGAACCGGCCACCGGAAAAGCGCCGGCCATCTTACCGTAGCTGGTCGCTGTAAACAGCATGGCTACCATGGCAATCAGGTAAGCCATAGCCAAGGTTCCCCCCGTAGTCTGGGATGCGTTGCCGTAGATGTAAGCCGGCGCGATAGGGGTCATAAAGGCGATGCCGTAAATGGCCAGGTCTTTCAGCTTGAGCACTCGTTTCAACTGCTGGGGTGAATCGGCATTTTTGATTTGCTCACTCATGAAAATTCTCCTCTCTCTTAAAAAACTGAATAATAGCGATTAGAAAAAAGCTTTTTACTGTCTATATAAAAAGCAAATTTCATGCCAAACTCTATTTATTTTCGTTCTTTGAGATAATAAGGGAATTTTCATCAATGGACAGGCAATGCCGTATTTAATAAAAGCAAAGCCGTTAAGACTGATAATACGCGTTTCCGGGTCTTCCCACAGCTCCAAGGCGGGGCTCAGCCGAATGTTTATAAATCACCCGGCTGGCTTCCGATGGAAGTTTTAAATCAGCGGTACTTTCAACCTCTAGTGCTACCTTTTCAGCCCATGTGCTACCTTTTCGTAGCATCTAGCTCAATGACTTTGTTTGTCCACGCCTAGTTGTTTCATCTTGACTTGCAGGTTCTTACGGGCAATGCCAATTTGGTCAGCAGTAGCGGTCACGTTGCCATGGTTCTGCCGGAGCATTTCCGAAATAAACTGGCGTTCAAACTGATTTCTGGCAGT
The genomic region above belongs to Aminipila butyrica and contains:
- a CDS encoding APC family permease, whose protein sequence is MSEQIKNADSPQQLKRVLKLKDLAIYGIAFMTPIAPAYIYGNASQTTGGTLAMAYLIAMVAMLFTATSYGKMAGAFPVAGSTYSYTQKGINHHLGFFAGWAIYLDYVLVPLIVFITGALYANAAVPEVPYFVWVLIIAGVVTVVNCIGVQMAAKTNLILVAVMGAIVIMFIAVCAKAILGGAGEGTLISAKPFFNPGVTNVNLLVAGGALACFSFLGFDSITTMAEEAVQPKKDIGRAAIIACLAGGMIFVVQAYVAQLVWPDYMSFESTDTALFEVAQLAGGTLMAGLYTFAVILSTFTAGIAGQSSAARLMYGMGRDEVLPKKFFTYLHPKFQTPVWNILIMCVVGIVGSLLLDLTLVTELMNFGGLFGFMCVNLSVIVYFYFRKKEKKVFKYLILPALGFLICGYLWIHLSKLAFVVGFSWLLIGFVFAAISTKGFKIKPKIYEE